A window of Neisseria canis contains these coding sequences:
- a CDS encoding sugar MFS transporter, giving the protein MSSQAPSNNTPALGVLTSLFFMMGAITSLNDVLIPHLKNAFSLNYTQAMLINMVFFGAYALMSIPMGKVVEKLGYKNGVIGGFLIAALGCLLFYPASTSLSYPVFLSALFILASGITLLQVAGNPYVTLLSKPGKESATLTLVQAFNSVGTTVAPPLGGLLILAEASQHMNPLQEAQSVQIPYLGLAGVLILLAVFVKLIRLPDAKAIAEAETEHNHDGKTSVWQYKHMILGAVAIFCYVGAEVAIGSLLINVMEAAAGVTHLQGSKLIAFYWGGAMVGRFLGSAVMSRFQPSKYLMFNSVMAMILIAVAILSGGKVAMFALLGVGFFNSIMFPTIFSLATRGLGKFTGAASGIICTAIVGGAIIPFTQGMLIDGLTPNMGATGALMASFVLPILCYLYIAFFAAKGHKVD; this is encoded by the coding sequence ATGTCTTCACAAGCCCCAAGCAATAATACGCCGGCTCTTGGCGTGTTAACGTCTCTCTTTTTTATGATGGGTGCAATCACTTCTCTAAATGATGTGTTGATTCCCCATTTGAAAAATGCGTTCAGCTTAAACTATACGCAAGCCATGTTGATTAACATGGTGTTTTTCGGTGCATATGCGCTGATGTCTATTCCGATGGGTAAAGTGGTAGAAAAACTGGGTTATAAAAACGGCGTTATCGGCGGCTTTCTGATTGCTGCTTTGGGCTGTTTGTTGTTTTATCCCGCTTCTACCAGCTTGTCTTACCCTGTTTTTCTGAGTGCTTTATTTATTTTGGCTTCCGGTATCACTTTATTGCAGGTTGCCGGTAATCCTTATGTGACTTTGCTGTCTAAACCGGGCAAGGAATCTGCAACTTTAACATTGGTGCAGGCTTTTAACTCGGTAGGCACCACGGTAGCGCCCCCATTGGGCGGTTTGCTCATCTTGGCAGAAGCCAGCCAGCATATGAATCCGCTGCAAGAAGCTCAGTCGGTGCAAATTCCTTACTTGGGTTTGGCAGGAGTGCTGATTCTGCTTGCTGTTTTTGTGAAGTTGATTCGATTGCCGGATGCGAAGGCGATTGCGGAAGCGGAAACCGAGCATAACCATGACGGCAAAACCAGCGTATGGCAGTATAAACATATGATTTTAGGTGCCGTCGCTATTTTCTGCTATGTAGGGGCTGAGGTTGCGATCGGTAGCTTGTTGATTAATGTGATGGAAGCGGCTGCCGGTGTAACGCATTTGCAAGGTTCTAAATTGATTGCCTTTTATTGGGGCGGCGCAATGGTTGGCCGCTTCTTGGGATCTGCTGTTATGAGCCGTTTCCAGCCCAGCAAATATTTGATGTTTAACTCAGTAATGGCGATGATTTTAATCGCCGTTGCCATTCTCTCCGGCGGCAAAGTGGCAATGTTTGCTTTGTTGGGTGTGGGTTTCTTTAATTCGATTATGTTCCCGACTATTTTCTCACTGGCTACCCGTGGTTTGGGTAAATTTACCGGTGCGGCTTCCGGTATTATTTGTACGGCTATTGTGGGCGGCGCGATTATCCCTTTTACACAAGGCATGCTGATTGACGGTTTAACGCCCAATATGGGCGCTACCGGTGCACTGATGGCTTCTTTTGTATTGCCTATTTTGTGCTATTTGTATATCGCATTCTTTGCGGCTAAAGGCCACAAAGTGGATTAA
- a CDS encoding SAM-dependent methyltransferase: MQPALYLIPTPLGTADTPCLLPHEQQSIIHLTDFVVEAEKTARAHLKHLGINTPIRELNLQTLNEHTPPEALPELLNPLKEGRSMGILSEAGCPAIADPGANLVALAHAQGFEVRPLVGPSSILLALMASGANGQNFAFKGYLPTDKSERIHALKTLEQHSHQHQETQIFIETPYRNHTLLADALNTLRPDTRLCAACDLTLPSQTIISKTIADWHKLTELPDLKKRPTIFVMHAA, translated from the coding sequence ATGCAACCCGCTTTATATCTTATCCCTACTCCGCTCGGTACCGCCGATACCCCCTGCCTGCTGCCACATGAGCAACAATCTATTATCCATCTGACTGATTTTGTTGTGGAAGCAGAAAAAACCGCACGTGCCCATCTAAAGCACTTAGGTATCAACACCCCCATACGCGAACTCAATCTGCAAACGCTGAACGAGCATACCCCGCCCGAAGCCCTGCCGGAACTGCTTAATCCATTAAAAGAAGGCCGGAGTATGGGTATCTTGAGCGAAGCAGGCTGCCCCGCAATAGCAGACCCCGGCGCAAATCTGGTGGCGCTGGCTCATGCACAAGGCTTCGAAGTGCGCCCGCTGGTTGGCCCCTCAAGCATTTTGCTGGCTCTGATGGCATCCGGCGCCAACGGGCAGAACTTTGCATTTAAGGGCTATCTGCCGACCGACAAAAGCGAACGCATCCATGCTTTAAAAACATTGGAGCAACATTCGCACCAACACCAAGAAACCCAAATTTTTATTGAAACCCCTTACCGCAACCATACCTTGCTTGCCGACGCTTTAAACACACTCCGGCCGGATACCCGCCTTTGCGCAGCCTGTGATTTAACACTACCCTCACAAACCATTATCAGCAAAACCATCGCAGATTGGCACAAGCTAACCGAACTGCCCGATCTCAAGAAGCGGCCGACGATTTTTGTGATGCACGCAGCCTGA